A stretch of Haemophilus influenzae DNA encodes these proteins:
- the tdeA gene encoding toxin/drug exporter TdeA translates to MFKMKNITLALLMSSALVGCANIGDSYQASLEDYKQYEEITKQYNVKENWWSLYDDAQLNRVVEQALINNKDLAKAAVAVNRALYSANLVGANLVPAFNGSTSSAAQRRVDISTNSAISHKGSLNVSYTLDLWQRLANTVDAAEWSHKATAEDMESARLSLINSVVTTYYQIAYLNDAISTTNETIKYYTDIGNIMQTRLAQGVADAASVDQAQQAILTARNNKLNFETQRKTAEQTLRNLLNLKPNEALNITFPHIMNVKTAGVNLNVPVSVIANRPDVKAAQFRLSSAFKNAKATQKSWFPEVNLGASLSSTASTVGTALHNPVAAGTVGISLPFLNWNTVKWNVKISEADYETARLNYEQRITTALNNVDTNYFAFTQAQSTLSNLQQTHSYNQRITQYYRNRYNAGVSELREWLVAANTEKSSQLAILNAKYQVLQSENAVYSSMAGYYL, encoded by the coding sequence ATGTTTAAAATGAAAAATATCACGCTTGCTTTGTTGATGTCTAGTGCATTAGTGGGATGTGCCAATATTGGCGATTCTTATCAAGCTAGCCTTGAAGATTACAAGCAATATGAAGAAATTACCAAGCAATATAATGTAAAAGAAAATTGGTGGTCGTTATATGATGATGCACAATTAAATCGCGTAGTAGAACAAGCATTAATAAACAACAAAGATTTAGCTAAAGCAGCCGTGGCGGTAAACCGTGCGCTTTACAGTGCAAATTTAGTGGGCGCAAATTTAGTGCCTGCATTTAATGGTTCAACTTCATCAGCAGCACAACGCCGAGTTGATATCAGTACAAACTCTGCCATTTCACACAAAGGTTCTTTAAATGTGAGCTATACATTAGATCTGTGGCAACGTTTGGCCAATACTGTTGATGCGGCGGAATGGTCGCACAAAGCAACTGCAGAAGATATGGAATCGGCTCGTTTATCATTAATCAATTCTGTAGTAACAACTTATTATCAAATTGCTTATTTAAATGATGCAATTAGCACAACCAACGAAACGATCAAATATTACACGGATATTGGCAATATTATGCAAACGCGTTTAGCGCAAGGCGTGGCTGATGCAGCCAGCGTTGATCAAGCACAACAAGCCATATTAACGGCACGTAATAACAAATTAAATTTTGAAACCCAACGCAAAACAGCAGAACAAACACTGCGTAATCTTCTCAACCTAAAACCAAATGAAGCATTAAATATCACGTTCCCACATATTATGAATGTGAAAACGGCAGGCGTAAACTTAAACGTGCCTGTGTCTGTAATTGCAAATCGTCCTGATGTAAAAGCAGCACAATTCCGTTTAAGCAGTGCATTCAAAAATGCCAAAGCAACTCAAAAAAGTTGGTTCCCAGAGGTTAATTTAGGTGCAAGCCTTTCTTCAACAGCAAGCACGGTTGGTACGGCGTTACATAACCCTGTGGCTGCTGGTACAGTAGGAATTAGCCTACCGTTCTTAAATTGGAACACCGTAAAATGGAACGTTAAAATTTCTGAAGCTGACTATGAAACAGCACGTTTAAATTACGAACAACGTATTACCACCGCTCTCAATAATGTGGATACCAACTATTTTGCCTTTACCCAAGCGCAAAGTACATTAAGTAATTTACAGCAAACCCATAGTTACAATCAGCGTATCACACAATATTATCGAAACCGCTATAATGCGGGCGTATCCGAATTGCGCGAATGGTTAGTTGCAGCCAATACGGAAAAATCATCACAACTTGCGATTTTGAATGCAAAATATCAAGTGCTACAAAGTGAAAATGCGGTATATAGCTCAATGGCGGGATATTATTTGTAA
- a CDS encoding histone, translated as MKKLTLALVLGSALAVTGCFDKQEAKQKVEDTKQTVASVASETKDAAANTMTEVKEKAQQLSTDVKNKVAEKVEDAKEVIKSATETASEKATEIKEAVSEKASEMKEAASEKASEMKEAASEKVGEMKEAASEKASEMKEAASEKVGEMKEKATEMKEAVSEKATQAVDAVKEATK; from the coding sequence ATGAAAAAATTAACATTAGCATTGGTTTTAGGTTCAGCTTTAGCCGTGACAGGTTGTTTTGATAAGCAAGAAGCAAAACAAAAAGTTGAGGATACGAAACAAACTGTAGCATCAGTCGCATCAGAAACAAAAGATGCTGCAGCTAATACAATGACTGAAGTAAAGGAAAAAGCACAGCAGCTTTCTACAGACGTGAAAAATAAAGTAGCAGAGAAAGTGGAAGATGCGAAAGAAGTAATTAAATCAGCAACAGAAACAGCATCAGAAAAAGCAACTGAAATAAAAGAGGCGGTTTCAGAAAAAGCAAGTGAGATGAAAGAAGCAGCATCAGAAAAAGCAAGTGAAATGAAAGAAGCTGCATCAGAAAAAGTAGGCGAAATGAAAGAAGCAGCATCAGAAAAAGCAAGTGAGATGAAAGAAGCTGCATCAGAAAAAGTAGGCGAAATGAAAGAAAAAGCAACTGAAATGAAAGAGGCGGTTTCAGAAAAAGCAACTCAAGCAGTAGATGCAGTGAAAGAAGCGACAAAATAA
- the sixA gene encoding phosphohistidine phosphatase SixA: MNIFIMRHGEAEVMANSDKARHLTVYGSKQAFLQGQWLKQHLSTLVINSLDRILVSPYVRAQETFHQVNQAFDLELENKFEIWEGITPYGHAHSVIDYLEVLKDEGVKSVLIVSHLPLVGEIVAELYGKRNPISFYPATIAQLLWDGNKSEILMHQASPVIYLK, encoded by the coding sequence ATGAACATTTTTATTATGCGTCACGGCGAAGCGGAAGTAATGGCTAATAGTGATAAAGCTCGCCATTTAACTGTTTATGGTTCTAAACAGGCTTTTTTACAAGGGCAGTGGTTAAAACAGCATTTAAGCACGCTAGTAATTAATTCACTAGACCGTATTTTAGTGAGCCCTTATGTCAGAGCTCAAGAAACCTTTCATCAAGTTAATCAAGCGTTTGATTTGGAATTAGAAAATAAATTTGAAATTTGGGAGGGGATTACGCCTTATGGCCATGCGCATTCCGTAATTGATTATTTAGAAGTGCTAAAAGACGAGGGCGTTAAATCTGTATTGATTGTTTCCCATTTGCCCTTAGTGGGAGAAATTGTTGCTGAACTGTATGGAAAACGAAATCCAATATCATTTTATCCTGCAACTATTGCTCAATTATTATGGGATGGTAATAAATCAGAAATATTGATGCATCAAGCATCTCCTGTAATTTATTTAAAATAA